The Amycolatopsis mongoliensis genome includes a window with the following:
- a CDS encoding VOC family protein: MPATLQCIVLDCPEPVVLARFYQALLGGEVDRPDPRWRVDEDWSTLHVNGLVLGFQRSFDYRPPRWPDPAFPQQFHLDFEVDDFRQSHHQVLANGGRLLDPDLGGRGWRVYADPAGHPFCLLGDY; encoded by the coding sequence GTGCCCGCGACGCTGCAGTGCATCGTCCTGGATTGTCCGGAACCGGTCGTGCTGGCCCGGTTCTACCAGGCTCTGCTCGGCGGCGAGGTGGACCGCCCGGACCCGCGGTGGCGGGTCGACGAGGACTGGTCCACCCTGCACGTGAACGGGCTGGTCCTGGGGTTTCAGCGATCGTTCGACTACCGGCCGCCGCGCTGGCCGGATCCGGCGTTCCCGCAGCAGTTCCACCTCGACTTCGAGGTCGACGACTTCCGGCAGTCCCACCACCAGGTGCTGGCGAACGGCGGCCGGCTGCTCGACCCCGACCTCGGCGGCCGCGGCTGGCGCGTCTACGCCGACCCGGCGGGCCACCCGTTCTGCCTCCTCGGCGACTACTGA
- a CDS encoding NAD(P)-dependent oxidoreductase: MSVAFLGTGIMGAPMAANIAKAGLDVRVWNRTRAKAEPLADVATVADSAAAAAEGADILVTMLADGPAVASAFEAASPASGTLWLQMSTVGLDWSDRLAAAAEKAGVVFVDAPVLGTRTPAEQAQLQVLASGPEEARPAATPVFDAVAVKTQWLGPAGQGSRLKLVVNAWVLALTNGTAESLGLARGLGLDPALFLETIKGGGLDVGYAHVKGGAMLSGEYPPAFPAGLAAKDARLVVEAAGEDVDVAGAKAALAHLEATVEAGHGEEDMAALYRAVIKER, encoded by the coding sequence ATGAGCGTCGCGTTTCTCGGAACCGGAATCATGGGCGCGCCGATGGCGGCCAACATCGCGAAGGCGGGCCTCGACGTCCGGGTCTGGAACCGGACCCGGGCGAAGGCCGAGCCCCTCGCCGACGTCGCCACGGTCGCCGATTCGGCGGCCGCCGCGGCCGAGGGCGCGGACATCCTGGTGACGATGCTCGCGGACGGCCCCGCGGTGGCGTCGGCCTTCGAAGCCGCTTCGCCCGCTTCGGGCACGTTGTGGCTGCAGATGAGCACGGTCGGCCTCGACTGGTCCGACCGGCTCGCCGCGGCGGCCGAGAAGGCGGGCGTGGTGTTCGTCGACGCGCCCGTGCTCGGCACGCGGACCCCCGCGGAGCAGGCGCAGCTGCAGGTGCTGGCGTCCGGGCCGGAGGAAGCCCGCCCGGCGGCCACGCCGGTGTTCGACGCGGTGGCCGTGAAGACGCAGTGGCTCGGCCCGGCCGGGCAGGGGAGCCGGCTGAAGCTGGTGGTGAACGCGTGGGTGCTCGCGCTGACCAACGGCACGGCCGAGAGCCTCGGCCTGGCCCGCGGGCTGGGCCTGGACCCGGCGCTGTTCCTGGAGACGATCAAGGGCGGCGGCCTCGACGTCGGCTACGCCCACGTGAAGGGCGGCGCGATGCTGTCCGGCGAGTACCCGCCGGCGTTCCCGGCGGGCTTGGCGGCGAAGGACGCACGGCTGGTGGTCGAGGCGGCGGGCGAGGACGTGGACGTCGCGGGCGCGAAGGCGGCCCTCGCACACCTGGAGGCGACGGTGGAAGCGGGCCACGGCGAAGAGGACATGGCAGCGCTCTACCGCGCGGTGATCAAGGAACGCTGA
- a CDS encoding TetR/AcrR family transcriptional regulator, with the protein MSHPNRERADRILDAAGELLLRMGYRKVAVDDIARAVGIGKGTVYLHWRNKELLFQALMMRESADLTDEILGRIRADPATILPHRMISEAFLVTHRRPLVMAMLRGNADMFGSLGDLALRKQQDELRTQFEEAMLRRGLIRSDVPNLTYALNAATLGFYLGDTLSDEFDGIPLEDKAAVLAHLIRTAFEPPGEPDPAAVADVAAELSSALEELVSGYRQGIYAHDPTRAPG; encoded by the coding sequence ATGAGCCATCCCAACCGCGAGCGCGCCGACCGCATCCTGGACGCGGCGGGCGAGCTGCTGCTGCGCATGGGCTACCGGAAGGTGGCGGTCGACGACATCGCGCGCGCGGTCGGCATCGGCAAGGGCACCGTCTACCTGCACTGGCGCAACAAGGAGCTGCTGTTCCAGGCGCTGATGATGCGTGAGTCGGCCGATCTCACCGACGAGATCCTGGGCCGGATCAGGGCGGACCCGGCGACGATCCTCCCGCACCGGATGATCTCGGAGGCGTTCCTCGTCACCCACCGGCGGCCGCTGGTGATGGCGATGCTGCGCGGCAACGCCGACATGTTCGGCTCGCTCGGCGACCTCGCCCTGCGCAAGCAGCAGGACGAGCTGCGCACGCAGTTCGAGGAGGCGATGCTCCGGCGCGGGCTGATCCGCTCGGACGTCCCGAACCTGACCTACGCGCTCAACGCCGCGACCCTCGGCTTCTACCTGGGCGACACGCTTTCCGACGAGTTCGACGGCATTCCGCTCGAGGACAAGGCGGCGGTGCTCGCCCACCTCATCCGCACCGCGTTCGAGCCGCCCGGGGAGCCCGATCCCGCGGCGGTCGCGGACGTGGCGGCGGAACTGAGTTCGGCGCTCGAGGAGCTCGTCTCGGGCTACCGGCAAGGGATCTACGCACACGATCCCACCAGGGCGCCCGGCTGA
- a CDS encoding cytochrome P450, whose translation MTTTTQADTWGLHESQFWLRGKQPEERVHHAAELGFWNVYGHPEAEEVLRDPATYSSDTTRLVPKDMLADADLDIDLEEMQAGNLLQLDPPLHNKMRKLVSRAFTPKVVADLEPRIAAVTNEMLDAAGSSGRLELVEDLAYPLPVIVIAELLGVPASDRHLFKGWVDKLFDSSEQFSLKEQTEGRQEAVKKSLEGQQALVEYLGVHVDERRKQPREDLLTKLVEAEVDGEKLTRNEVVNFANVLLLAGHITTTMLLGNAVLCLDTHPQWDERVRADRSLVPPAIEESLRYLSPFAAVARATTREVELGGTTVPADQMLMVWVAAANRDDRVFADPDTFTPLRDPNPHLAFGRGIHFCIGAPLARLEGRVALNILFDRYPALRTIPGEPPKFQVNPNMTGVRELPLTTA comes from the coding sequence ATGACCACCACCACACAAGCGGACACCTGGGGACTCCACGAATCCCAGTTCTGGCTGCGGGGGAAGCAGCCCGAGGAGCGCGTGCACCACGCCGCCGAGCTCGGGTTCTGGAACGTCTACGGGCACCCGGAGGCCGAAGAGGTCCTCCGCGACCCGGCGACGTACTCCTCGGACACCACCCGGCTGGTGCCGAAGGACATGCTGGCGGACGCCGACCTCGACATCGACCTCGAGGAGATGCAGGCGGGCAACCTGCTGCAGCTCGACCCGCCGCTGCACAACAAGATGCGCAAGCTCGTCAGCCGCGCGTTCACGCCGAAGGTCGTCGCGGACCTGGAGCCGCGCATCGCCGCGGTGACCAACGAGATGCTCGACGCGGCAGGCTCTTCCGGCCGGCTCGAGCTGGTCGAAGACCTGGCCTACCCGTTGCCGGTGATCGTCATCGCGGAGCTGCTGGGGGTCCCCGCGAGCGACCGGCACCTGTTCAAGGGCTGGGTGGACAAGCTCTTCGACTCCTCGGAGCAGTTCTCGCTGAAGGAGCAGACCGAGGGGCGGCAGGAGGCGGTCAAGAAGTCCCTCGAGGGGCAGCAGGCGCTCGTCGAGTACCTCGGCGTGCACGTCGACGAACGGCGGAAGCAGCCCCGGGAGGACCTGCTGACGAAGCTCGTCGAAGCCGAGGTCGACGGCGAGAAGCTGACCCGCAACGAGGTCGTCAACTTCGCCAACGTCCTGCTGCTGGCCGGGCACATCACCACCACGATGCTGCTCGGCAACGCGGTGCTGTGCCTGGACACGCACCCGCAGTGGGACGAGCGGGTGCGCGCCGACCGGTCGCTGGTGCCGCCGGCGATCGAAGAGTCGCTGCGGTACCTGTCGCCGTTCGCGGCGGTGGCCCGCGCGACGACGCGCGAGGTGGAGCTGGGCGGGACGACCGTGCCCGCGGACCAGATGCTGATGGTCTGGGTCGCGGCGGCCAACCGCGACGACCGGGTGTTCGCCGATCCGGACACATTCACCCCGCTGCGCGATCCCAACCCGCACCTCGCGTTCGGCCGCGGGATCCACTTCTGCATCGGGGCGCCGCTCGCCCGGCTCGAAGGCCGGGTGGCGCTGAACATCCTGTTCGACCGCTACCCGGCGCTGCGCACGATCCCGGGCGAGCCGCCGAAGTTCCAGGTGAACCCGAACATGACCGGTGTGCGGGAGCTGCCGCTCACCACGGCCTGA
- a CDS encoding SGNH/GDSL hydrolase family protein, with amino-acid sequence MVVGVTVLSVEVTPEPSRPPLAAVPPAEPLRRAERLVVLGDSTAVGLGDPLPRRGGWRGVGPLVAAALGVEAGGYLNPAFTGARMRCVLTQQVPAAVAHRPDVALLVAGMNDTLRPDFDAARIAADLTEVIHRLRDTGTTVVPVRFHDHSKVFRLPPSLKRALSARVAELNAAIDEVVAREGVPCLDLDRLPGAYDLAVWSVDRLHPSELGHRLLADGFTGLLAEAGFAVPEPVSLTCGGGVEPSAAGHVGWLVLKGIPWLWRRGREFLPYAAVIMVNSFRERKR; translated from the coding sequence ATGGTCGTGGGCGTGACCGTGCTGAGTGTCGAAGTCACTCCCGAACCCTCCCGCCCCCCGCTCGCGGCCGTGCCGCCGGCCGAGCCGCTCAGGCGCGCCGAGCGGCTCGTCGTGCTGGGTGACTCCACCGCCGTCGGGCTCGGCGACCCGCTGCCCCGGCGCGGGGGCTGGCGGGGCGTCGGCCCGCTCGTCGCGGCCGCGCTCGGGGTCGAGGCCGGTGGCTACCTGAACCCCGCCTTCACCGGTGCCCGGATGCGGTGCGTGCTCACCCAGCAGGTGCCGGCCGCCGTCGCGCACCGGCCCGACGTGGCGCTGCTCGTCGCCGGGATGAACGACACCCTGCGGCCGGACTTCGACGCCGCCCGCATCGCCGCCGACCTCACCGAGGTCATCCACCGGCTGCGGGACACCGGCACCACCGTCGTCCCGGTCCGGTTCCACGACCACAGCAAGGTCTTCCGCCTCCCGCCGTCGCTCAAGCGTGCCCTCAGCGCCCGCGTCGCCGAGCTGAACGCCGCCATCGACGAGGTCGTCGCCCGCGAAGGCGTGCCCTGCCTCGACCTCGACCGCCTCCCCGGTGCCTACGACCTGGCGGTGTGGAGCGTCGACCGCCTGCACCCCTCGGAGCTCGGCCACCGCCTGCTCGCGGACGGCTTCACCGGCCTCCTCGCCGAAGCCGGCTTCGCCGTTCCCGAGCCGGTGAGCCTCACCTGCGGCGGCGGTGTCGAGCCCAGCGCCGCCGGGCACGTGGGGTGGCTGGTGCTCAAGGGAATCCCGTGGCTCTGGCGCCGCGGCCGCGAGTTCCTGCCCTACGCCGCGGTCATCATGGTCAACTCGTTCCGCGAGCGGAAGCGCTGA
- a CDS encoding replication-associated recombination protein A → MAQDELFTVNTDVAPPPERTTSNAGEPQADPASSPLAVRMRPRALDEVVGQQHLLREGAPLRRLVEGAAPASVLLYGPPGTGKTTLANLVSIATGRRFVAMSALSAGVKEVRGVIEEARRRRQYNAENTVLFIDEVHRFSKTQQDALLGAVEDRTVLLVAATTENPSFSVVSPLLSRSLVLQLRPLTDDDITQLIERALADERGLGGELTLTEDARAHLVRLAGGDARRALTALEAAADAASATEAKTIDLAIVESTVDKAAVRYDRDGDQHYDVISAFIKSIRGSDVDAALHYLARMIEAGEDPRFLARRLVVHASEDIGLADPTALQAAVAASHAVQFIGMPEGRLALAQATIHLATAPKSNAVVTGIDAALADVRAGLAGTVPPHLRDGHYAGAKKLGNAQGYRYPHNVPEGVLAQQYAPDELVGKDYYEPTQRGAERTLAERVPKLRRTIRGEK, encoded by the coding sequence GTGGCACAGGACGAGCTCTTCACCGTGAACACCGATGTGGCGCCCCCGCCGGAGCGCACCACGTCGAACGCCGGTGAACCCCAGGCGGACCCGGCCAGCTCCCCGCTGGCCGTGCGGATGCGGCCGCGCGCGCTCGACGAGGTCGTCGGCCAGCAGCACCTGCTGCGCGAAGGAGCCCCGCTGCGGCGGCTGGTCGAAGGCGCCGCGCCGGCCTCGGTGCTGCTCTACGGCCCGCCCGGCACGGGCAAGACGACGCTGGCCAACCTGGTCTCGATCGCCACCGGCCGCCGGTTCGTCGCGATGTCGGCGCTTTCGGCGGGCGTCAAGGAGGTGCGCGGCGTCATCGAGGAGGCGCGGCGGCGCCGGCAGTACAACGCCGAGAACACCGTGCTGTTCATCGACGAGGTGCACCGGTTCTCCAAGACCCAGCAGGACGCACTGCTCGGCGCGGTCGAGGACCGCACGGTGCTGCTGGTCGCGGCGACCACCGAGAACCCGTCGTTCTCCGTCGTCTCGCCGCTGCTGTCGCGCTCGCTGGTGCTGCAGCTGCGCCCGCTGACCGACGACGACATCACGCAGCTGATCGAACGCGCCCTGGCCGACGAGCGCGGCCTCGGCGGCGAGCTGACGCTGACCGAGGACGCGCGCGCCCACCTCGTCCGGCTCGCGGGCGGGGACGCTCGGCGTGCGCTCACCGCGCTGGAGGCGGCGGCGGACGCGGCGTCGGCCACCGAGGCGAAGACGATCGACCTCGCCATCGTCGAGTCCACTGTGGACAAGGCCGCGGTCCGCTACGACCGCGACGGCGACCAGCACTACGACGTGATCAGCGCGTTCATCAAGTCGATCCGCGGGTCCGATGTGGACGCCGCGTTGCACTACCTGGCCCGGATGATCGAGGCGGGGGAGGACCCGCGGTTCCTCGCGCGGCGGCTGGTCGTGCACGCCAGCGAGGACATCGGGCTCGCCGACCCGACGGCCCTGCAGGCGGCGGTCGCGGCTTCGCACGCCGTCCAGTTCATCGGCATGCCCGAGGGCAGGCTGGCGCTCGCGCAGGCGACGATCCACCTGGCCACGGCGCCGAAGTCGAACGCGGTCGTCACCGGTATCGACGCCGCGCTGGCCGACGTCCGCGCCGGACTCGCCGGCACCGTCCCGCCGCACCTGCGCGACGGGCACTACGCGGGTGCGAAGAAGCTCGGCAACGCGCAGGGCTACCGCTACCCGCACAACGTCCCGGAAGGTGTGCTGGCCCAGCAGTACGCGCCGGACGAGCTGGTCGGCAAGGACTACTACGAGCCCACCCAGCGCGGCGCCGAGCGCACGCTCGCCGAGCGCGTCCCGAAGCTGCGCCGGACGATCCGCGGGGAGAAGTGA
- a CDS encoding metallophosphoesterase family protein — protein sequence MNVAVLSDIHGVLPALEAVLAEPDVEAADRIVLLGDMLAGPMPVETLERLLALGSRAVWVRGNADRELAASARGAGKFVPDPIFPWAAQQLRPADLPVLDALPLTVSLEDVLFCHATPRDDTEIVLVDSPPERWAEVLDGVTEETIVCGHTHMPFTRLVDRRLVVNPGSVGMPYGARGAHWALLRDGVELRRTSYDAEAACRFLAEHCAYPDIEEWADYFVRNPASDVEALRVFSASARGTS from the coding sequence ATGAACGTGGCGGTGCTCTCCGACATCCACGGCGTCCTCCCCGCACTCGAGGCCGTGCTCGCCGAACCGGACGTCGAAGCGGCCGACCGGATCGTGCTGCTCGGCGACATGCTCGCGGGACCGATGCCGGTGGAGACCCTGGAGCGGCTGCTGGCGCTGGGTTCCCGGGCGGTCTGGGTGCGGGGCAACGCGGACCGCGAACTGGCGGCGTCGGCCCGCGGCGCCGGGAAGTTCGTCCCCGACCCGATCTTCCCCTGGGCGGCACAGCAGCTGCGTCCCGCGGATCTGCCGGTGCTCGACGCCCTGCCGCTGACGGTGTCGCTCGAGGACGTGCTGTTCTGCCACGCGACCCCGCGCGACGACACGGAAATCGTGCTCGTCGACAGCCCGCCGGAACGCTGGGCCGAAGTCCTCGACGGCGTCACGGAGGAGACGATCGTGTGCGGGCACACGCACATGCCGTTCACCCGGCTCGTGGACCGGCGGCTGGTCGTCAACCCGGGCAGCGTCGGAATGCCTTACGGGGCAAGGGGTGCGCACTGGGCCCTGCTGCGCGACGGCGTCGAGCTGCGGCGCACGTCGTATGACGCCGAGGCGGCGTGCCGGTTCCTCGCGGAGCACTGCGCGTACCCGGACATCGAGGAGTGGGCGGACTACTTCGTCCGCAACCCGGCGTCGGACGTGGAGGCGTTGCGGGTGTTCAGCGCTTCCGCTCGCGGAACGAGTTGA